The following is a genomic window from Pseudophryne corroboree isolate aPseCor3 chromosome 3, aPseCor3.hap2, whole genome shotgun sequence.
attcccagcagtcacctctccagtcatcacccagacaccttccctggtgttactgtgtaatgtcccattcccagcagtcacctctccagtcagcagctgaatgatcttgttggtgagttccaggacctTTTGGTCATTGTGATTTTCACGTATCAGGGAGTGAGGTGGAGACacagtgatggggctctgggtcctgctcagtcctcctgacatgcGGGCGTGGTCGCTGAGTTTCACAGACAGAAGCTCTCCAGACTTCTTTATAACTGTATAATCCTGTGTATTGAGATATAGCCACAAATATTGCAAACAAACTTCATAGAAATATGTCTCATTGTGAACACAAATATATTCCACTCATTGGTTCCTTCATGTTCACTAATGTGTACAATGTCCCCTTTTCACTGAGAATCTCTATAAATCAAAACATCTTGCATGTGCCAAATTAACTGCATCTATGTGCCCAGATATGTTCTTGTTTAATAGAGATATGTGATATCATTGTTACATTCCCAGAATTCCTCACTactccagtcaggtccctgtgttagtaatagagataagagtgatgccagtgtgacactcccagactccctcacctccccagtcatgtccctgtgttagtaatagagataagagtgatgccagtgtgacactcccagactctcacctccccagtcatgtccctgtgttagtaatagagataagagtgatgccagtgtgacactcccagactctcacctccccagtcaggtccctgtgttagtagtaGAGatgagagtgatgtcactgtgacactcccagactccctcacctccccagtcaggtccatgtgttagtaatagagataagagtgatgtcactgtgacactcccagactatcTCACctacccagtcaggtccctgtgttagtaaaagAGATAAGaataatgtcactgtgacactcccagactccctcacctctcccgtcagcaggtagatgatctccagggtgaggtTTAATATCTTGTAAGCTACATGAGTCCTGTCTTTCTCCATCATATTCTCTTCACCGATCTCATAACTTTTTAGTGATATTTCAAATTTCTTCATTCTCtcatctgctaaaaaaaaaaagaatacacattatattttattgacaatgttaaatttgtGGTGCACATTTACAACAGAGCAGTGATTTAACTATGAAAAACACCTTGAATACCACTATTTTTAGGATTTACATTATGCCATGAATTGAGGTACTGAGGGATGCCAAGTTTAGTTCCCAtacaaagaggattttaattacctaccggtaaatcctttttctcgtagtccataagggatactggggacacttattacgatgggtatagaaggggtccaaaggagccagtgcacttaaatttcttccacagggtgtgctggctcctcccctctatgccctacctcacagctcagtctaggaaaaccgTCCGTACCCGAAagagatggacatacttgagaggaggataCAAGATAAACGAGTGGTGAGGTACCGAACCAGCACACATCAAAACAACCAACTAGCAACAGCTAGTGAaacataaacagcaacagctgttGTAAACAACTTCACAGAAGAACGATAACTTGCACGAAAGTTGCAGCACAGAGGCAGGcgtccagtatcccttatggactacgagaaaaggatttactgctaggtaattaaaatcctcttttctgtatcatccataagggatactggggacacttattacgatggagacgtcccaaagctcccaaaacggatgGGAACGTGCTGAGACGCCTGCAACACCGTACGTCCAAAGTGGACATCCcctgcagccagggtatcaaactaataAACCTTGAcaaacgtatttgtccctgaccaGGCAGCGGCCCAACACAGTTGGCCTGCGGTACACTGACCCTCAGGAccgttgtcctgtcagcgggatccgACTCAGCACCCCCAGGAGGCCAGCGTCGGTCCCCCCCAGTGTCCCACTGTGCAGGTAAGCTGTTGCCCAAACAacttacctgaaaataacaaacagaaattaaactgaagaaaaattctctggagttccagagtatgcatcctctcctgaaggcacttttttctaaactgagctgtgagggagggcataaaggggaggagccagcacaccctgtggaaGAAATCTGAAgtgcacctcctcctctagggatcaggttctagactgtgcaattaaattatacattataaatatgtttcactagatgtattttctacagtgcagtgcTACTATGAACCtaatacattatcttgcatgcagtaTCAGTATTTTGCTATTTATATTTATCAAAAGGCCCTGCATGCAGTATCagtatttctccttcgtcctagaggatgctgggaactccaaaaggaccatggggtatagacgggatccgcaggagacatgggcacactataagactttgaatgggtgtgaactggctcctccctctatgcccctcctccagacctcagttagattctgtgcccagaggagactggtcacactacaggggagctctactgagtttctctaaaagacttttgttaggtttatttttttcagggagcactgctggcagcaggctccctgcatcgtgggactgaggggagagaagcagacctacttctgtgagactgataggctctgcttcttaggctactggacaccattagctccagagggtccgatcacttgggttgcctagctgctcgttcctggagccgcgccgccgtcccgctcacagagccagaagattgaagacaggtgagtaaccgaagcaaagaagacatcggaaggcggcagaagacttcagtcttccagaggtaccgcgcagcggtagcgctgcgcgccattgctcccgctgacacaggcactgcatgggtgcaggggggggggccctgggcggcaatataaacctcttttgggCAATATCTGGCTAAAATAAAGTGCATATGCACTGTTTTGAGACCCACGCCAGTATAATTATAGCGGGACCAAAACGCGCCTTGTGGGggacggggcttcctcctcagctctgaccagcgccattttctctccacagcttgctgcagagacgctgctcctggcccttccactgctgtcacaagtaacagggtgctaaaaacgaaggggggggggggcacataatttggtgattggttgta
Proteins encoded in this region:
- the LOC135054738 gene encoding oocyte zinc finger protein XlCOF29-like isoform X2, which translates into the protein MKKFEISLKSYEIGEENMMEKDRTHVAYKILNLTLEIIYLLTGEDYTVIKKSGELLSVKLSDHARMSGGLSRTQSPITVSPPHSLIRENHNDQKVLELTNKIIQLLTGEV